One genomic segment of Amycolatopsis granulosa includes these proteins:
- the zwf gene encoding glucose-6-phosphate dehydrogenase, whose product MSSKGWTNPLRDPRDKRLPRIAGPSSLVIFGVTGDLSRKKLMPAIYDLANRGLLPAGFSLVGFARRDWEDEDFGQLVHDAVAEHARTPFRESVWNRLAEGIRFVQGTFDDDDAFDRLAQTVRELDAERGTGGNTAFYLSIPPGAFPVVTKQLARSGLAQSDDESWRRVVIEKPFGHDLASAKELNAIVNDVFPEESVFRIDHYLGKETVQNILALRFANQLFEPIWNANYVDHVQITMAEDIGLGGRAGYYDGIGAARDVIQNHLLQLLAFTAMEEPLSFEPRALRAEKIKVLRATKPMEPFAETTARGQYTGGWQGGKKVPGLLQEAGFAKDSTTETYAAVSLEVQNRRWAGVPFYLRTGKRLGRRVTEIAVVFKRAPHLPFDYTSTEELGQNALVIRVQPDEGVTLRFGSKVPGTTMEVRDVTMDFGYGHAFTESSPEAYERLILDVLLGEPSLFPVNEEVELSWRILDPILEFWAKHGAPEPYPPGTWGPQSADEVLQRSGRNWRRP is encoded by the coding sequence ATGAGCAGCAAGGGGTGGACCAACCCGTTGCGGGATCCCCGCGACAAGCGGTTGCCGCGCATCGCCGGGCCGTCCAGCCTGGTGATCTTCGGCGTCACGGGTGACCTGTCGCGCAAGAAGCTGATGCCGGCGATCTACGACCTCGCCAACCGCGGGCTGCTGCCGGCCGGGTTCTCCCTGGTCGGCTTCGCCCGGCGGGACTGGGAGGACGAGGACTTCGGGCAGCTCGTGCACGACGCGGTGGCCGAGCACGCGCGCACCCCGTTCCGGGAGTCGGTGTGGAACCGGCTCGCCGAGGGCATCCGCTTCGTGCAGGGCACCTTCGACGACGACGACGCGTTCGACCGGCTCGCGCAGACCGTGCGCGAGCTGGACGCCGAACGCGGCACCGGCGGCAACACCGCGTTCTACCTGTCGATCCCGCCGGGCGCGTTCCCGGTGGTGACCAAGCAGCTGGCGCGGTCCGGGCTCGCGCAGTCCGACGACGAGTCGTGGCGGCGGGTGGTCATCGAGAAGCCGTTCGGGCACGACCTGGCGAGCGCCAAGGAGCTCAACGCGATCGTCAACGACGTCTTCCCCGAGGAGTCGGTGTTCCGCATCGACCACTACCTCGGCAAGGAGACCGTCCAGAACATTCTCGCGCTGCGCTTCGCCAACCAGCTGTTCGAGCCGATCTGGAACGCCAACTACGTCGACCACGTGCAGATCACCATGGCCGAGGACATCGGCCTCGGCGGCCGCGCCGGCTACTACGACGGCATCGGCGCGGCGCGCGACGTGATCCAGAACCACCTCCTCCAGCTGCTCGCGTTCACCGCGATGGAGGAGCCGCTGTCGTTCGAGCCGAGGGCGCTGCGGGCGGAGAAGATCAAGGTGCTGCGGGCCACCAAGCCGATGGAGCCGTTCGCCGAGACCACGGCGCGCGGCCAGTACACCGGTGGCTGGCAGGGCGGCAAGAAGGTGCCGGGCCTGCTGCAGGAGGCCGGGTTCGCCAAGGACTCGACCACCGAGACCTACGCCGCGGTGTCGCTGGAGGTGCAGAACCGCCGCTGGGCCGGGGTGCCGTTCTACCTGCGCACCGGCAAGCGGCTGGGCCGGCGGGTCACCGAGATCGCGGTGGTGTTCAAGCGCGCACCGCACCTGCCGTTCGACTACACCTCCACCGAGGAGCTGGGGCAGAACGCCCTGGTGATCCGGGTGCAGCCGGACGAGGGCGTGACGCTGCGGTTCGGCTCGAAGGTGCCGGGCACCACGATGGAGGTCCGCGACGTCACGATGGACTTCGGCTACGGGCACGCGTTCACCGAGTCCTCGCCGGAGGCCTACGAGCGGCTGATCCTGGACGTGCTGCTCGGCGAGCCTTCGTTGTTCCCGGTCAACGAAGAGGTCGAGCTGTCCTGGCGGATCCTGGACCCGATCCTGGAGTTCTGGGCGAAGCACGGCGCGCCGGAGCCCTATCCCCCGGGCACGTGGGGCCCGCAGTCCGCGGACGAGGTCCTGCAGCGCAGCGGCCGGAACTGGAGGCGCCCGTGA
- a CDS encoding ATP-binding domain-containing protein: MAEDREPHRTTDLQHEQDYVSMLYRRLDAERATTERRLDRALRSHGETPQESAERDAATSLHHERLAQLGSVEQGLCFGRLDFHDGHAPAYIGRIGLFDSDGDYEPLLLDWRAPAARPFYLATAASPEGVRRRRHIRTLSRKVVGLDDEILDLRAADGQQADLGLAGEAALLAALERKRTGEMGDIVATIQAEQDDIIRDELGGVLVVQGGPGTGKTAVALHRAAYLLYTYRRQLASRGVLVIGPNSTFLRYIGQVLPSLGETGVLLSTIGQLFPGVRARGTDRREAAEVKGRPVMVDVLARAVADRQRVPEDRFAVQFDDDLLVLRREVVERAREKARRTGRPHNVARRVFVEAVLDALVERAAVRMEVDLFAGVPDIPLAAGETAGAQVLDARDRMEIRTELAGSATVAAALDELWPKLTPQRLLRDLLGDADRLRSASQGLLSDADRAAVQRPARSPWTPADVPLLDELAELLGEDDDAERAARERREREERAYAEGVLDIMDQDEEILDEDQIRIADVLDAELFAERQERRSRLTAAQRAARDRTWTFGYVIVDEAQELSAMDWRLLARRCPTRSMTVVGDVAQTGAPGGASSWQEMLGRHVGDRWRLRELTVNYRTPVEIMNVAAGALREVDPDLRVPTSVRETGVEPWRAPLGERPLASVVDDEVAAADGGTVAVLAPAARLDAVRSELDGHGEAVSVLTVAEAKGLEFDGVVVLAPEDIVAESPRGWNDLYVACTRATQRLGILYTER; the protein is encoded by the coding sequence GTGGCTGAGGACCGGGAACCACACCGCACCACCGACCTTCAGCACGAGCAGGACTACGTGTCCATGCTCTACCGCCGGCTCGACGCCGAGCGGGCGACCACCGAGCGCCGCCTGGACCGGGCGCTGCGCTCGCACGGCGAAACCCCGCAGGAGAGCGCCGAGCGCGACGCGGCCACCAGCCTGCACCACGAGCGCCTCGCGCAGCTCGGGTCCGTCGAGCAGGGCCTGTGCTTCGGCCGGCTCGACTTCCACGACGGCCACGCGCCCGCCTACATCGGGCGGATCGGGCTGTTCGACTCCGACGGCGACTACGAGCCGTTGCTGCTGGACTGGCGCGCCCCGGCCGCGCGGCCGTTCTACCTGGCCACCGCCGCCTCACCGGAGGGTGTGCGGCGGCGGCGGCACATCCGCACGCTCAGCCGCAAGGTCGTCGGTCTCGACGACGAGATCCTCGACCTGCGGGCCGCCGACGGGCAGCAGGCCGACCTCGGGCTGGCCGGCGAGGCCGCCCTGCTGGCGGCGCTGGAGCGCAAGCGCACGGGTGAGATGGGCGACATCGTCGCCACCATCCAGGCCGAGCAGGACGACATCATCCGCGACGAGCTCGGTGGCGTCCTCGTCGTGCAGGGCGGGCCGGGCACCGGCAAGACCGCGGTCGCCCTGCACCGGGCGGCCTACCTGCTCTACACCTATCGCCGGCAGCTCGCCTCGCGCGGCGTGCTCGTGATCGGCCCGAACAGCACCTTCCTGCGCTACATCGGCCAGGTCCTGCCGTCGCTGGGCGAGACCGGCGTGCTGCTGTCCACGATCGGGCAGCTGTTCCCCGGCGTCCGGGCGCGCGGCACGGACCGCCGCGAGGCCGCCGAGGTCAAGGGGCGCCCGGTCATGGTCGACGTGCTCGCCCGGGCCGTGGCCGACCGCCAGCGGGTGCCCGAGGACCGGTTCGCCGTCCAGTTCGACGACGACCTGCTGGTCCTGCGCCGCGAGGTCGTGGAGCGGGCGCGGGAGAAGGCCCGGCGCACCGGCCGGCCGCACAACGTGGCGCGCCGGGTGTTCGTCGAGGCCGTGCTCGACGCCCTGGTCGAGCGTGCCGCGGTCCGCATGGAGGTCGACCTGTTCGCCGGGGTGCCGGACATCCCGCTCGCCGCGGGGGAGACCGCCGGCGCGCAGGTGCTCGACGCGCGGGACCGGATGGAGATCCGCACCGAGCTCGCCGGGTCCGCCACGGTGGCGGCCGCGCTCGACGAGCTGTGGCCCAAGCTCACCCCGCAGCGCCTGCTGCGCGACCTGCTCGGCGACGCGGACCGCCTGCGGTCGGCGTCGCAGGGGCTGCTCTCCGACGCCGACCGGGCGGCGGTGCAGCGGCCTGCGCGCTCGCCCTGGACCCCGGCCGACGTGCCGCTGCTCGACGAGCTGGCCGAGCTGCTCGGGGAGGACGACGACGCGGAGCGCGCCGCCCGCGAGCGCCGGGAGCGCGAGGAACGCGCCTACGCCGAGGGTGTGCTCGACATCATGGACCAGGACGAGGAAATCCTCGACGAGGACCAGATCCGCATCGCCGACGTCCTCGACGCCGAGCTGTTCGCCGAACGGCAGGAGCGCCGCAGCCGGCTCACCGCCGCCCAGCGCGCCGCGCGCGATCGCACCTGGACGTTCGGGTACGTCATCGTCGACGAGGCGCAGGAGCTGTCCGCGATGGACTGGCGGCTGCTGGCGCGCCGCTGCCCGACCCGGTCGATGACCGTGGTCGGCGACGTCGCGCAGACCGGTGCGCCCGGTGGCGCGTCGTCCTGGCAGGAGATGCTCGGCCGTCACGTCGGCGACCGGTGGCGGCTGCGCGAGCTGACGGTCAACTACCGCACCCCGGTGGAGATCATGAACGTCGCCGCCGGGGCGCTCCGCGAGGTCGATCCGGACCTGCGGGTACCGACGTCGGTGCGCGAGACCGGAGTTGAACCGTGGCGCGCGCCCCTCGGCGAGCGGCCGCTCGCGTCCGTGGTGGACGACGAGGTGGCGGCGGCGGACGGCGGCACCGTCGCGGTGCTGGCCCCCGCGGCCCGGCTGGACGCGGTCCGGTCCGAATTGGACGGTCACGGCGAGGCGGTGTCGGTGCTCACCGTCGCCGAGGCCAAGGGCCTGGAGTTCGACGGCGTCGTGGTGCTCGCGCCGGAGGACATCGTGGCCGAGTCGCCCCGCGGCTGGAACGACCTCTACGTCGCCTGCACACGCGCCACGCAGCGCCTCGGGATTCTTTACACGGAGCGGTAA
- the tkt gene encoding transketolase encodes MSDIASISENNPLLRRNLPADWTDLDTRAVDTVRVLAADAVENCGSGHPGTAMSLAPVAYALFQRIMRHDPSDPEWPARDRFVLSAGHSSLTLYIQLFLAGYGLELEDLKQLRKWGSKTPGHPEYQHTKGVETTTGPLGQGLANAVGMAMAARRERGLLDPEPAPGESIFDHHIFVIASDGDIEEGVTSEASSIAGRQELGNLVVIYDDNKISIEDDTTIALSEDTAKRYEAYGWHVQVVEGGEDVVAFEEAIAAAKAETTRPSFILLRTVIGYPAPNKMNTGKAHGAALGADEVAAVKEILGFDPERSFQVEDEVLAHTRKALERGKQERAAWQERFEEWAAANPARKKLADRMATRDLPEGWSDKLPSWQPDAKGIATRKASGEVLNALADVLPELWGGSADLAESNNTTMKGADSFGPEKASTGMWQANPYGRTLHFGVREHAMGSILNGIALHGGTRPYGATFLVFSDYMRPPVRLAALMHAPVIYVWTHDSIGLGEDGPTHQPIEHLAALRAIPGLNVVRPADANETAGAWKAALEDKRHPSGLALTRQNVPVLEGSSAEAVAKGAYVLADASSGTPEVVLMATGSEVQLAVEARKTLEAEGVPTRVVSVPCVEWFEAQDESYRESVLPSGVKARVSVEAGIAQPWYRWVGDAGEIVSIEHFGASADYQTLFREFGFTADAVADAARRSLAKTKNS; translated from the coding sequence GTGTCCGATATCGCCTCCATCAGCGAGAACAACCCACTGCTGCGGCGGAACCTGCCCGCCGACTGGACCGACCTCGACACCCGTGCGGTTGACACCGTCCGGGTGCTCGCCGCCGACGCGGTCGAGAACTGCGGCAGCGGTCACCCCGGCACCGCCATGAGCCTGGCGCCCGTGGCGTACGCGCTGTTCCAGCGGATCATGCGCCACGACCCCAGCGACCCGGAGTGGCCCGCGCGGGACCGCTTCGTCCTGTCCGCCGGGCACTCCAGCCTGACGCTCTACATCCAGCTGTTCCTCGCCGGCTACGGCCTCGAGCTGGAGGACCTCAAGCAACTGCGCAAGTGGGGCTCGAAGACCCCGGGCCACCCGGAGTACCAGCACACCAAGGGTGTGGAGACCACCACCGGCCCGCTCGGCCAGGGCCTGGCCAACGCGGTCGGCATGGCGATGGCCGCCCGCCGCGAGCGCGGCCTGCTCGACCCCGAGCCCGCGCCCGGCGAGAGCATCTTCGACCACCACATCTTCGTGATCGCCTCGGACGGCGACATCGAGGAGGGCGTGACCTCGGAGGCCTCCTCCATCGCCGGCCGCCAGGAGCTGGGCAACCTGGTGGTGATCTACGACGACAACAAGATCTCGATCGAGGACGACACCACCATCGCGCTGTCCGAGGACACCGCGAAGCGCTACGAGGCCTACGGCTGGCACGTGCAGGTCGTCGAGGGCGGTGAGGACGTCGTCGCCTTCGAGGAGGCCATCGCGGCCGCCAAGGCGGAAACCACCCGCCCGTCGTTCATCCTGCTGCGCACCGTGATCGGCTACCCGGCGCCGAACAAGATGAACACCGGCAAGGCGCACGGCGCCGCCCTGGGCGCCGACGAGGTCGCGGCCGTCAAGGAGATCCTGGGCTTCGACCCGGAGCGCAGCTTCCAGGTCGAGGACGAGGTGCTGGCGCACACCCGCAAGGCGCTGGAGCGCGGCAAGCAGGAGCGCGCCGCCTGGCAGGAGCGCTTCGAGGAGTGGGCCGCGGCCAACCCGGCGCGCAAGAAGCTGGCCGACCGGATGGCCACCCGCGACCTGCCCGAGGGCTGGTCCGACAAGCTGCCGTCCTGGCAGCCCGACGCCAAGGGCATCGCCACCCGCAAGGCGTCCGGCGAGGTCCTCAACGCCCTGGCCGACGTGCTGCCGGAGCTGTGGGGTGGCTCGGCCGACCTGGCCGAGAGCAACAACACCACGATGAAGGGTGCCGACTCGTTCGGCCCGGAGAAGGCCTCCACCGGGATGTGGCAGGCCAACCCCTACGGCCGCACCCTGCACTTCGGTGTCCGCGAGCACGCGATGGGCTCGATCCTCAACGGCATCGCGCTGCACGGTGGCACCCGCCCCTACGGCGCCACCTTCCTGGTGTTCAGCGACTACATGCGCCCGCCGGTGCGGCTGGCCGCGCTGATGCACGCGCCGGTCATCTACGTGTGGACGCACGACTCGATCGGTCTCGGCGAGGACGGCCCGACGCACCAGCCGATCGAGCACCTGGCCGCGCTGCGCGCCATCCCGGGCCTGAACGTGGTCCGGCCGGCCGACGCGAACGAGACGGCCGGTGCCTGGAAGGCCGCGCTGGAGGACAAGCGGCACCCGTCGGGCCTGGCGCTGACCCGTCAGAACGTGCCGGTGCTGGAGGGCAGCTCGGCCGAGGCCGTCGCCAAGGGCGCCTACGTGCTCGCCGACGCCTCCTCCGGCACCCCGGAGGTCGTGCTGATGGCCACCGGGTCGGAGGTCCAGCTGGCGGTCGAGGCGCGCAAGACGCTGGAGGCCGAGGGCGTGCCCACCCGGGTCGTGTCGGTGCCGTGCGTGGAGTGGTTCGAGGCGCAGGACGAGTCCTACCGCGAGTCGGTCCTGCCCAGCGGGGTGAAGGCCCGCGTGTCGGTCGAGGCCGGCATCGCGCAGCCGTGGTACCGCTGGGTCGGCGACGCCGGCGAGATCGTCTCGATCGAGCACTTCGGAGCCTCGGCCGACTACCAGACCCTGTTCCGCGAGTTCGGGTTCACCGCCGACGCCGTGGCCGACGCCGCGCGGCGCTCGCTCGCCAAGACCAAGAACTCCTGA
- a CDS encoding FKBP-type peptidyl-prolyl cis-trans isomerase — protein MRNAGKIVLAAAAALAVAACSPDQEPSSVPPGGGPTYPAPEPAAASTSASAAHGTSSNATRECTADDITVTGDVGAKPTITIPDTCAAPTKLVTKDLKPGTGATARAGSTLQMNYDLVTWSDKTDQQNSFGSAPFSFALGAGTAIPGWDQGLEGIKQGGRRLLVVPPNLGYGPRGNGPIKPNETLVFVVDAVQVAG, from the coding sequence ATGCGTAACGCTGGCAAGATCGTGCTCGCGGCAGCCGCCGCCCTCGCCGTCGCGGCCTGCTCTCCCGACCAGGAACCGTCGTCCGTCCCGCCCGGTGGCGGCCCGACCTACCCGGCGCCCGAGCCGGCGGCGGCGTCCACGAGCGCTTCGGCGGCCCACGGCACGAGCAGCAACGCCACGCGCGAGTGCACCGCCGACGACATCACGGTGACCGGTGACGTCGGCGCCAAGCCGACGATCACGATCCCGGACACCTGCGCCGCGCCGACCAAGCTGGTGACCAAGGATCTCAAGCCGGGCACCGGGGCCACCGCGCGCGCCGGCAGCACGCTGCAGATGAACTACGACCTGGTTACCTGGTCGGACAAGACCGACCAGCAGAACTCGTTCGGCTCGGCGCCGTTCTCGTTCGCGCTCGGCGCGGGCACCGCCATCCCCGGGTGGGACCAGGGCCTGGAGGGCATCAAGCAGGGCGGCCGCCGCCTGCTGGTCGTCCCGCCCAACCTCGGCTACGGCCCGCGCGGCAACGGCCCGATCAAGCCGAACGAGACGCTCGTCTTCGTCGTCGACGCCGTCCAGGTCGCCGGCTGA
- the tal gene encoding transaldolase translates to MSDNLAQLSQAGVSIWLDDLSRERLNSGNLAGLIRDRHVVGVTTNPTIFANALSQGESYDEQVRELAARGADVHAVVRELTTTDVRNAADLFRDIYTRTNGVDGRVSIEVDPRLARDADKTAAEAQDLWKTVDRPNIFVKIPATEEGLPAITKTLAEGISVNVTLIFSVERYRKVIEAFFAGLEQAKANGHDLATIESVASFFVSRVDTEVDKRLDAIGTDEAKALRGEAAIANARLAFAAYEELFATDRWQALAAAGARPQRPLWASTGVKDPSYSDTRYVDQLVVAGTVNTMPEKTLDAVADHARIEGDKVTGTGAQAQEVFDQLAAVGIDITDVFLTLENEGVDKFDKSWAELLETVTGQLEKAKG, encoded by the coding sequence ATGAGCGACAACCTTGCTCAACTGTCCCAGGCCGGCGTGTCCATCTGGCTCGACGACCTGTCCCGTGAGCGGCTGAACTCCGGCAACCTGGCCGGCCTCATCCGCGACCGGCACGTCGTCGGCGTCACCACGAACCCGACGATCTTCGCCAACGCCCTGTCGCAGGGCGAGTCCTACGACGAGCAGGTCCGCGAGCTCGCCGCCCGCGGCGCCGACGTGCACGCCGTCGTCCGCGAGCTGACCACCACCGACGTGCGCAACGCCGCGGACCTGTTCCGCGACATCTACACCCGCACCAACGGCGTGGACGGCCGCGTGTCGATCGAGGTCGACCCGCGCCTGGCGCGTGACGCGGACAAGACGGCCGCCGAGGCGCAGGACCTGTGGAAGACGGTCGACCGGCCGAACATCTTCGTCAAGATCCCGGCGACCGAGGAGGGCCTGCCGGCGATCACCAAGACCCTCGCCGAGGGCATCAGCGTCAACGTCACGCTGATCTTCTCCGTGGAGCGGTACCGCAAGGTGATCGAGGCCTTCTTCGCCGGCCTGGAGCAGGCCAAGGCCAACGGCCACGACCTCGCCACGATCGAGTCGGTCGCGTCGTTCTTCGTGTCCCGGGTGGACACCGAGGTGGACAAGCGGCTGGACGCGATCGGCACCGACGAGGCCAAGGCGCTGCGCGGCGAGGCCGCCATCGCCAACGCCCGGCTGGCCTTCGCCGCCTACGAGGAGCTCTTCGCCACCGACCGCTGGCAGGCGCTGGCCGCGGCGGGCGCCCGGCCGCAGCGGCCGCTGTGGGCCTCCACCGGGGTGAAGGACCCGTCCTACTCCGACACCCGCTACGTCGACCAGCTGGTGGTCGCCGGCACGGTCAACACCATGCCGGAGAAGACGCTGGACGCCGTCGCCGACCACGCGCGGATCGAGGGCGACAAGGTCACCGGGACCGGCGCGCAGGCGCAGGAGGTGTTCGACCAGCTCGCCGCGGTGGGCATCGACATCACCGACGTCTTCCTGACCCTGGAGAACGAGGGCGTCGACAAGTTCGACAAGTCCTGGGCCGAGCTGCTCGAGACGGTCACCGGCCAGCTCGAGAAGGCGAAGGGCTGA
- a CDS encoding heme o synthase, translating to MSLVNAAHGRSDSTSAVDPGGERPRGLRRVSRIAGAYVALTKPQVIELLLVTTIPAMFLAARTIPSPWLMLATLVGGTMAAGSANALNCVIDADIDKVMKRTKRRPLVRDSVPRRNALVFALALGLGSFAMLYFTVNLLAAVLAIATILFYILVYTLVLKRRTAQNVVWGGAAGCMPVVIGWAAVTGTVQWPAFVMFAVIFFWTPPHTWALAMKYRDDYERAGVPMLPVVATAEHVARQILIYSWVMVGWTLLLLPATSWLYAGFAVLAGAWFLFYAHRLYSAVRRGVETKPMALFHRSNTYLMILFCALAVDSAIGLPALGLPF from the coding sequence TTGTCGTTGGTGAACGCTGCGCACGGGCGCAGTGACAGCACCAGCGCTGTCGACCCCGGAGGCGAGCGCCCGCGCGGTCTGCGGCGCGTGAGCCGGATCGCCGGCGCCTACGTCGCGCTGACCAAGCCACAGGTCATCGAGCTGCTGCTGGTCACCACCATCCCGGCGATGTTCCTCGCCGCGCGCACGATCCCGTCGCCGTGGCTGATGCTGGCGACACTGGTCGGCGGCACCATGGCCGCGGGCAGCGCGAACGCGTTGAACTGCGTGATCGACGCCGACATCGACAAGGTGATGAAGCGCACCAAGCGGCGCCCGCTGGTGCGCGACTCGGTGCCCCGGCGCAACGCGCTGGTGTTCGCCCTGGCGCTGGGGCTCGGGTCGTTCGCGATGCTGTACTTCACGGTGAACCTGCTGGCCGCTGTGCTGGCGATCGCCACGATCCTGTTCTACATCCTCGTGTACACGCTGGTGCTCAAGCGGCGCACGGCGCAGAACGTGGTGTGGGGCGGCGCCGCCGGGTGCATGCCGGTGGTGATCGGCTGGGCCGCGGTCACCGGCACCGTGCAGTGGCCGGCGTTCGTGATGTTCGCGGTCATCTTCTTCTGGACGCCCCCGCACACCTGGGCGCTGGCGATGAAGTACCGCGACGACTACGAGCGCGCCGGCGTACCGATGCTGCCGGTGGTCGCCACCGCGGAGCACGTGGCCCGGCAGATCCTGATCTACTCGTGGGTCATGGTCGGCTGGACGCTGCTCCTGCTGCCCGCGACGAGCTGGCTGTACGCGGGCTTCGCGGTGCTGGCCGGGGCGTGGTTCCTCTTCTACGCGCACCGCCTGTACTCGGCGGTCCGGCGCGGGGTGGAGACCAAGCCGATGGCCCTGTTCCACCGGTCGAACACCTACCTGATGATCCTGTTCTGCGCGCTCGCGGTCGACTCGGCGATCGGGCTGCCCGCCCTCGGCCTGCCGTTCTGA
- a CDS encoding glucose-6-phosphate isomerase, which yields MVGERLTVTISDGELAAQAAPLVDQLVADQVASKVAAQDPTLWGPDAEPEASIRLSWTTLHKSSRPLIGEIEALREELRSEGVDRIVLAGMGGSSLAPEVIAATEHVALTVLDTTDPGQVADALAGDLQRTVLVVSSKSGGTVETDSHRRIFAKAFAENGIDGARRIVVVTDPGSPLAELAEKEGYRKVFLADPHVGGRYSALTAFGLVPAGLAGADIARLLDQAAAAAQVLGSDSPDNPALQLAAAWGAAHNAGAEKVVLADTGSGITGFADWAEQLIAESTGKLGTGLLPVAVDGPAAPGFADAKADATPVAIGPDTGNAKVSTTGSLGAQFLLWEFATAIAGRLLKINPFDQPDVEAAKKAARVLLDDPSKLSGGETPSATDDAVEIFAPAGVSGDGSLADVLREFLATAPEGGYLAVQAYLDRLDDASAALLRPELAKRTGLQTTFGWGPRFLHSTGQYHKGGHQNGIFLQITGAGEHDLDVPDRPYTLGQLQHAQALGDGQVLTEHGRPMLRLHLTDRAAGLAQLMRAVQEAQ from the coding sequence GTGGTGGGGGAACGACTGACGGTCACGATCAGCGACGGGGAGCTGGCCGCGCAGGCCGCTCCCCTGGTCGACCAGCTCGTCGCCGACCAGGTCGCCTCCAAGGTCGCGGCGCAGGACCCCACGCTGTGGGGTCCCGACGCCGAGCCCGAGGCGTCGATCCGGCTGTCCTGGACCACGCTGCACAAGTCGTCGCGGCCGCTGATCGGTGAGATCGAGGCACTGCGCGAGGAGTTGCGCAGCGAGGGCGTGGACCGGATCGTCCTCGCCGGGATGGGCGGCTCCTCGCTCGCCCCGGAGGTCATCGCGGCGACCGAGCACGTGGCGCTGACGGTGCTGGACACCACCGACCCGGGCCAGGTCGCCGACGCCCTCGCCGGCGACCTCCAGCGCACGGTGCTGGTGGTCTCGTCGAAGTCCGGCGGCACGGTGGAGACCGACAGCCACCGCCGGATCTTCGCGAAGGCGTTCGCCGAGAACGGGATCGACGGCGCGCGGCGGATCGTCGTGGTCACCGACCCGGGCTCGCCGCTGGCGGAGCTGGCCGAGAAGGAGGGGTACCGCAAGGTGTTCCTCGCCGACCCGCACGTGGGCGGGCGCTACTCGGCGCTCACCGCGTTCGGGCTGGTGCCCGCCGGGCTGGCCGGCGCGGACATCGCCCGGCTGCTCGACCAGGCCGCGGCCGCCGCGCAGGTGCTCGGTTCCGACAGCCCCGACAACCCGGCCCTCCAGCTGGCCGCCGCGTGGGGCGCCGCGCACAACGCCGGCGCGGAGAAGGTCGTGCTGGCCGACACCGGCTCGGGCATCACCGGCTTCGCCGACTGGGCGGAGCAGCTGATCGCCGAGTCCACCGGCAAGCTCGGCACCGGACTGCTGCCGGTGGCCGTGGACGGCCCGGCCGCACCCGGTTTCGCCGACGCCAAGGCCGACGCGACGCCGGTGGCGATCGGCCCGGACACCGGCAACGCCAAGGTGTCCACCACCGGCTCGCTGGGCGCGCAGTTCCTGCTGTGGGAGTTCGCCACGGCGATCGCCGGGCGACTGCTGAAGATCAACCCGTTCGACCAGCCGGACGTGGAGGCCGCGAAGAAGGCCGCGCGGGTGCTGCTGGACGACCCGTCGAAACTCTCCGGCGGCGAGACGCCGAGCGCGACCGACGACGCGGTGGAGATCTTCGCGCCGGCCGGGGTGTCCGGCGACGGCTCGCTGGCGGATGTGCTGCGGGAGTTCCTGGCGACCGCGCCGGAGGGCGGCTACCTCGCGGTGCAGGCCTACCTGGACCGGCTCGACGACGCCTCGGCCGCGCTGCTGCGGCCGGAGCTGGCGAAGCGGACCGGGCTGCAGACCACCTTCGGGTGGGGGCCGCGGTTCCTGCACTCGACCGGCCAGTACCACAAGGGCGGCCACCAGAACGGCATCTTCCTGCAGATCACCGGGGCCGGCGAGCACGACCTGGACGTGCCGGACCGGCCCTACACGCTGGGCCAGTTGCAGCACGCGCAGGCGCTCGGCGACGGCCAGGTGCTCACCGAGCACGGCCGCCCGATGCTGCGGCTGCACCTGACCGACCGGGCCGCGGGCCTGGCCCAGCTCATGCGTGCCGTACAGGAGGCTCAGTGA